The sequence GCCAGTTCCGCGACGAGGTGGTCGCGGTGGCACGCGGCCTGGTCGCAGCCGGGGTACGGCCCGGCGACCGGGTCGGGCTGATGAGCCGCACCCGGTACGAGTGGACGCTGTTCGACTACGCAGTCTGGGCGGCTGGCGCGGTCACCGTACCGATCTACGAAACCTCCAGCCCCGAGCAGGCCGCCTGGATCCTGTCCGACTCGGGAGCCGTCGCCGTACTGGTGGAGACGGACGCGCACGCCGCGCTGGTCGCCGGCGTGCGCGACCGGACGCCCGAGCTGACGAACGTGTGGCAGATCGACCTCGGCGCACTGGACGAGTTGGTCACCGCCGGCGAGTCGGTTGACCCGACCGAGATCGAGCAGCGGCGCGCGGCCGTGCACGCCGATGACCTCGCCACCCTCGTCTACACCAGCGGCACCACCGGCCGCCCCAAGGGGTGCATGCTGACCCACCGCAGCATGCTCGCCGACGTGGCCAACGCCGTGCCGGTGCTGCCCAACCTGTTCGGCCCGGGCGCCTCCACCCTGCTGTTCCTGCCACTCGCGCACGCCTTCGCCCGACTGATCCAGGTCGGTGTGGTGCAGGCCCGCGCCACGATGGCCCACTGCCCGGACACCAACGACCTGCTCTCCCGGTTGCAGACGGTTCGCCCCACGTTCGTGCTCTCCGTCCCCCGGGTCTTCGAGAAGGTCTACAACAGCGCCAAGCAGAAGGCAGACGCCTCCGGCAAGGGCCGGATCTTCGCCCGTGCCGAGGCTGTCGCCATCGCGTACAGCGAGTCGTTGGAGACCTCTAGCGGGCCCGGCTTGGCGCTCCGCGTCCAGCACGCGCTCTTCGACCGACTGGTCTACCGCAAGCTGCGGGCCGCGCTGGGCGGGCGGTGCAGCGACGCGATCTCCGGCGGTGCGCCACTCGGCGCGCGGCTCGGACACTTCTTCCGCGGCGTTGGGGTCGTCATCTACGAGGGCTACGGGCTGACCGAAACCTCCCCCGCCGCCTCCGCCAACCTGCCCGATGCCATCCGGATCGGCAGTGTCGGCCGCCCACTGCCCGGGGTGACCATCCGGATCGACGACGACGGCGAGGTCCT comes from Salinispora tropica CNB-440 and encodes:
- a CDS encoding AMP-dependent synthetase/ligase, which produces MREFSVPPIVTVGDSANLTDPVWENAEVAPDVVQFIRAGADGASTDVTCRQFRDEVVAVARGLVAAGVRPGDRVGLMSRTRYEWTLFDYAVWAAGAVTVPIYETSSPEQAAWILSDSGAVAVLVETDAHAALVAGVRDRTPELTNVWQIDLGALDELVTAGESVDPTEIEQRRAAVHADDLATLVYTSGTTGRPKGCMLTHRSMLADVANAVPVLPNLFGPGASTLLFLPLAHAFARLIQVGVVQARATMAHCPDTNDLLSRLQTVRPTFVLSVPRVFEKVYNSAKQKADASGKGRIFARAEAVAIAYSESLETSSGPGLALRVQHALFDRLVYRKLRAALGGRCSDAISGGAPLGARLGHFFRGVGVVIYEGYGLTETSPAASANLPDAIRIGSVGRPLPGVTIRIDDDGEVLIAGDLVFKGYWRNEAASADVLTADGWFRTGDLGQLDSDGYLRITGRKKEIIVTAGGKNVAPAVLEDQVRAHPMVSQCVVIGDRQPFVAALVTVDEEALPAWLEEAGLPATTPVEQLREHEGLRSEIQSAIDAANRTVSRAEAIKVFRILPRDFTETTGELTPSLKVKRQIVHKSYATEIADIYRS